A region of candidate division WOR-3 bacterium DNA encodes the following proteins:
- a CDS encoding Rnf-Nqr domain containing protein, with protein sequence MNNNLLNIFIDAVFGKNIVLYYLLGLCPLILYKTSIKESFVIGTNLTIIMVVCSFVSVFVNNLLLIPFNLGYLKILFIILIIYLIIYCGKVLLSKFSPNLSALFDNYPEFFFTNYALYGVIFLNISFKSRVLPAVLSSFGFGIGYLILTIIFMAIKEKLRFEQKTTALKNIYLELIILGLISLVIFSIIGLK encoded by the coding sequence ATGAATAATAATCTGCTCAATATTTTTATAGATGCGGTCTTTGGTAAAAATATAGTTTTGTATTACTTGCTCGGTCTTTGTCCACTTATTCTGTATAAGACGAGTATCAAGGAATCATTTGTAATAGGAACAAATCTTACAATAATAATGGTGGTATGTTCGTTTGTTTCTGTTTTTGTTAATAATTTGTTATTAATACCATTCAACCTTGGTTATTTGAAAATACTTTTTATTATATTAATCATTTATCTTATTATTTATTGTGGGAAAGTTTTGTTAAGTAAATTTTCTCCCAACCTGTCCGCTCTGTTTGATAATTATCCGGAATTTTTCTTTACAAATTATGCACTCTATGGTGTGATATTTTTAAATATCAGTTTCAAATCAAGGGTTCTTCCTGCAGTATTATCTTCTTTTGGGTTCGGAATCGGTTATCTAATTCTGACAATTATATTTATGGCAATAAAAGAGAAACTCAGATTTGAGCAGAAAACAACTGCGTTAAAAAACATATATTTAGAGTTAATCATTCTCGGTTTGATCAGCCTTGTAATTTTCAGCATTATTGGATTGAAATAG